From the Trifolium pratense cultivar HEN17-A07 linkage group LG4, ARS_RC_1.1, whole genome shotgun sequence genome, the window AACGAGGCATGTGAGTTGTTGTCCACATAAGCGTtggcttaataatttaatttcaacTGGTACATGTGATACAAATTGGCACAGGGTAACAAATAATTGTCTCTATGTATAGTGTAATTTATATAGTCACAAGTGTAACAAAAAGTGGTCCTATTGATTTTGAGATACACAACAATGAAAACaccaaaagaaataaagaatgtgtacatattataattataaatacaattcatcaatgaaggtaaaaaaaataaaaaaaaaaaagatagaatgTATAAGTTGGATCATAATAAGTTTATACAGCTTCTTTCTTCAATCTATGTGTTGACCAACCTGCAATTATCAGGGGTTAATAACAGCTTATTGTATGTATTGATAAATTATTAATCACTAAACAAGCTCACCTTATGGTGACAGACAGCACCGCGATGAATTGTCTTTCAGGCCAACATAAACCGCAATGATAAATTTCACAAAACAAGTTGATCAGCATCTGCTGAGAAATAAAACACTGATATTTGTGTGCCAATGTGAAATCATCTTCCAGTTCCAATGGCTTAGTTAGTAAACTCCAATGATTGAACATGTTGAAATCTCATAGTACTCATGCAAGTTGACTGGGACAAATTTGATCCTTATCTTTTCACATTTTTGTCATATTTATCTGCAAACTTTTTGAGTAATAATCTATTGCGAAATGCCAAATATTTATCAAGAGTAGTACCAGCCCACTGTTGACAAAAGGCTTCATCAGTTGGGACTAGAGATCCAAGAGGAAATGGTCCTTTTGGAGCTTTCTTCAGGGAAACCAAGAACGTATGACGAGGGCGTATTCTCTGGTCCAAAGACAAGCTAAGGTACATCGGGTATTTAGTCAAGGATTTCACCTCATTGCGAAGTTCATTTACCAAGTACAAATACTTCGGCTTTAGATTAGCCTCCAAGGACAGAGATAGCACCTGCAGGCACAGTCAGTCGATAAGAAACTACTGACTGTTAGTGATATAACAAGAAGGATCGATCCAAAAGACCATAATAAAAAATACGTCGATTATATAATAACAAGATTTCATTTTTCCTTGTGCAAAAGGGAGAATAGAATAACGAAAATGAATGCAAAATGACCTGTGTAAGGCTAGTTAAGATTTTCAAGATATCTGCATTTTTCATTCCTATGCTCCGTAAGAAATTTATTCTTGGCAGCAATCCATCATCAATACTGTAATGGAGAAGCTGAGGGTGTTTCGTCACCATCTTCACAATGCTCTCTTTTGGTGCACCCAACTCTTTGGTAAGGAACATAAATCGAGCATTCCATGAAATGTCAATACGTTGGACAAGAATTTGAGGACTCAGTTGAATGACTTTACCCAAATCTTTTTCCTTGATGCCGACTTCTTCAATTAAATATCTCACTGTTGGTTTTAACGAGTTCTCAACACTATAAGAAAAAATGGAAGGAGTAGAAGCAATAATTTGCCCCAATTTGGAACTAGGTACGCCCAAACCCATCAAGAAAGCGACGTGTGTCTTCAAATTGTTCTCCACCGTATATTCGAGAATTTGTGGTTGCCTCAAAAGGATCCTTCTTATATTTGTATGTTTAACCCCAAGACTCAATAAGTATTCAACCCTTTCTTGTGCAGAATATACATTAATTTGAAACGATGCCATGTGCCTCTCGTAAATTTGGACAAATTGTGATTCCTTAATTCCAAAGGTGCTTAAGTAATCAAGAAGTGGTAACCAATTCACATCCAAAGCAATCACATCAGACAACTCCGGATATCTTTTCTCCTTATAATTTCTACCAAACtacaattaaaaacaaaaaaaaaacaaaagagtgAATATAAGATTCTATAGCACCACACCAAAGTACATTAAATGGCATCATTTGATACTCAACACTGTATTGTATCACCATTTAGTACCTTTGCACTGTTATTTTCTTGTAACGATGCTATTCTCCGACTTTTGGGCAACCTATTGCTTTGTCCATTGTAAAGAGATCTCACACCGTTTTCCTTTTCCTGTTGTCTAcctgtttcaactttcaacatTATGCAACATTCAAAAACTTCTATGAAGCATTAACAAACATTGTCAATATACACGACACTGACAAGCCAACATCGATGTAACCACATGAGTCGGCGTTGTGTCGGACACAGGATATGCCTTCAATGTGAAGTGTCTATGCTATACATAATCCATTAAAACTACTGAATATAAATTTTTCCAAAATACCTGCAAGTGTCTTTGACTTCAATCTCTTGACTTTAGGATCAAGATCAGCAGGCTCAGCAAATTCCTCCTACCAAACCGAAAAATTAAGACTAAAATTAAATCACTTAAATTTGAAATGCATAGGGCCAGTTTGGATgaacttatttgagcttatctactgacataagttTTCGGAGACTGTTTGgcagaatttataaaaaataaataaataaaaaaaacagctTATTACATTTTATATGAGCTTTTGtcagcttatgaaaacaacttatagcatatacaaaaaaaaattaataattttatctgATGTTATAAAAAAAGCTTATTACATTTTCTAagtgcttatcatgataagtgaTTGTGATATAAGCTGCAAAAAAGTTGTGTTTCCAAATAGGACCTAAAAATATTACAGAGAAATGGAATCACTTATTTCTCCAATTCAATTCAGCAACATTGAACACTGACACACACACTCTATCTTAAACTCGAACAAATTTGGATaaaaaagttcaaaactttCAATACCAAATTCATAAAACCacttcaatttttcaattgaaAACTCACAAATGATAAATTCATCGCggaatttaaatataaaatagtaaaatttcaTCATGGGAAGTGAAATTGCAAAACTCACATCATCAGAGAAccaatcttcatcatcatcatcatcatcttcatcttcatcatcatcttcgtCGTCCAtttcatcattttcttcatcGGAATCGTACGGCGAGAGGGTTTTTCCATAAATTGATTTTCTGTTGGTTTTAAGAATTTTGGGATTGGAATGAGAGGAAAGAACAATGAATTTGGTTCGTCGCAAAAACGAAGAAGCAAAATGATAATTTGAGGAAGAAGTTGGAACGAAAAGCATAGGATTGTAAGGGTAAAGAGATGAAAATGTAGccatttttgaaatttgaaagaagagagaatcTACTGAAAAACCCTAATTATGTAATCCATAGAATAGAATCTAGAAATCTAGAATCTAGAAATCTAGAAATTGTTACAACCAGAggtttattttctttcaattttgacTTGGATTTGAATTTTCTTATAAAGAAACCTTGCTAAACGGCGTCGTTGTAAAGTGGATAGTGGTACTATTGACTATTTGAgacattattttttagataaagTGATAAATGCACCGAAAAATTTGAGATCCAAAGTTCAAACTCGGGTCACGATATTCGGtctaataattttgacattttttgtaaGTTGAACTTCTTATGGGATGATACGttcaaaattttttttccctacacATTCATCCCATTAAGTTATGACTTAAACTTTCAAAAGATTTTGTCTTTCGTGTAAAAAgtgtaaaacaaaattaaataaaaaataaaaaattttaagagGTTTGATCAATTGGTATTGAGACAGATTTTGGATTGAAAGTcgatattatatagatcattaatgtcaaatttttaaaaaattgaaaattatttgatgtgtcattgagacccatcaaataccgttaatctttataggtctcaatgacatatcaaacgattttttcaatttttttaaaaattgatatggatgatctatatgatacaaactttcaatccaatggtggattttgcaaaattcgtattcgttagaGTGATATCACgaacttgtgcaccatacaACACTTAATATGGTTatgcatgttagacaaaaccTTTTTTCATACGCTTTAGTCGGAAATTGAACCCATAATTAAATTGTTAAGGGGTCTAAATatctataatttaatttgtgtCACACTATGTCAAGGGAAGTAAATGTAGAAAATTTGTAAACTCTAaagttttaactattttttgttgtaaattgGGTATTCACTACGCGCAACTGCAAAAATTAATCCCTCGAGTTTTGTGAGATCCAAATGGATGGTAAAttctccctaagagttttaacgaTACTACATGCCCAAGGCATAGATCAAACCTAGTACATTGTGATTAAACTAGAAGAGATTCACGTCATCTCAATTAAGTGCTCTCGATAAAGTTTTCACTATTTTGGAGTAATATTGAGACAAATTTTGAATACATACGATCTATAACCTTTTTATTAATGTCATTAAGCGGAAGTGAATATAGataattttaaaagtgatttttaaactctaatctaaatttttttatgaagaaattattttttgaccaaaaataaatcatattcattcattcaaattaataCTCTCTTTGAcctaaattataaataaatattgactttttagatttattgaatatttgatatttttaaccTATATTAAATAACCCTTACCAAAAACCTATATTAAATATCAGATAGATAGATCAGTTatataataaatctaaaaaaaaaattatttacttataatttaaagGTCGGAGATTactgtaaccaaaaaaaaaaaggtcggAGATTACTAAAAACAAAATCTAAATTATGGCATatgaatatttaaatattttttaagcaattatttaaatattttaggaaTTATCTACAAAAGTTAAGTATACCGTTAATGCACTGAAATTAatctaaattaaaattatttttatatttgaatttcttacaaatataaattttacctTAGTTATTGATAATTTGCTtagtccctataatttttttgtttttttttttaaaactataaattttttgttaggGACTATATATTATTCAGCATTTGATTTCCATTCATCCAATATTAACTAATTTCAATGTGAACAAATTTTACAAAGACTAAAAAATTTACcatgactaaaaataaaataattttttttaggaggcaagaaacaaaatttgatataatacaaaagaaaataattatagtGTGTGGTGGCGTGAGGATGTGACCATGTGGGCTGAAAAAGCCCACGTAGCATTTTCATAACATTTTGGTTATTGTTGTGAGTTTTGTGAGCTGAAAAGGGGTTTGAATGTCAGTTGTTTGTTAAGTTATTATGGAAGCATTAGTTTGTTGTTCTCTACCTTCCTTGACTACTGCAAAAGCTAGAAACATAGTTACACATAATTGTTGTTCCTTAACATTGACTAAAACCTCTAATTTTTGGGTTAAGAATCCAAAAATAACAAGAAGAAGCACAAGAACAAGGGTAGGTGTTGTGTCTATGAATGATGTCACCACAGTAGTACTTGACCCAGCTCCAGCTGAAATCACATGGCAAATTGTTGTTGGGACTATAGGTAATTAATATCTCTCAAATAGTTTTGTGttcacttaatttatttattcgtTTAACCTTTCCATTTGCCAAAGTAATCGACTCTGGTAATCCTGAGTTTGACCGTTTATTGAAGTATAGTTAAAAATTGTTTCAGTCAGAATTtgactttttattttgtgtgaATTTTGTAGCTGGGATTACACCTTTTGTGGTGGCAGGGATTGAATTTAGTAAGAGAATTGTAAGTCATTTTTTCAGAAGATTAATGATTAGTTCATAAATTATGAATCTCATTCTTATGTGTTCTTTTGTCTTCATTTTGAATATTTGTTACACAGATAGCTCAAAAAAAATGTGAGACATGTGGAGGTTCAGGACTTGTTTTTGTAGAAAAGAATTATTTTCGTTGCCCAGAATGTGGTATGTTATGTTTATTGCATCCTAATCATCCTAATTACTGTATAAGTTATACTTATTATGTGATATTGATTAATTATATTACCTCATAAGTAATTCTTCATATGCTATCTATTTTAGGTGGATTTCTTCCTTGGCAGTCCTGGAAAAGATTCTTCTCTGGTTAATGTATATTATACAACATTGTACAAATAGTACTTTGCAATTGCTTTTTTAGCACAAAATCTATGTGTAAAGATATTAGTACAAACTTTATTAGGAACATCATACACACCATGGGataattgaaattttatttgataCATTTATTTCAGTAGTACTAGCTACAAAACTTAAATACTTTGTGAACATGTTTGTTCAAGAAATTGTTATCAAAGACGACGACGAGTAATAGGAATCAAGCATAGGTCATGTTTTCTTCCTACGGTCATTCCAAATGACTCGGTCATATTTAGTTCTTCATTCTTGATTTCGTTGGGCAGTTTCCAATCAAAATGGTAAAGTAACTTAGCAAGTGGTAACTCAACATTGGGTAAGGCAAATGCGATACCTGGACACATTCTCCTTCCGGCACCAAATGGTATTAATTCAAAATCAGTGCCTTTGAAATCAATTAGGCTATCCACAAACCTCTCAGGTTTAAAGCTCTTAGGTTCAGCCCAATATTTTGGATCTCTTCCAATGGCGTAAGCATTGATAAGAACCCTCGTCTTAGATGGGATATCATACCCATTGATTTCGCATCTCTCCCTACTTTCTCTTGGAACTAACAATGGTGCAATAGGATGTAACCTCAATGTTTCTTTGATCACAGACTTTAAGTATATCAATCGGTGCAACTCTGTCTCGTCGACATAcccatttttatcaaacactcttCTTACTTCAGCTTGTGCTTTTTCCATTATATTTGGATTCTTTACCATCTCAGACATCACCCATAACACCGCATTTGACGATGTTTCAGTACCAGCACTAAACATGTCCTGCAAATATAGATTAACATTATCTATTGTATAAACCAACATGCATTCTCTCCCATAGAATAATACTATTATTAGTCAAATTGATAAACTAGTCTTTAAattatgaaataaattaatatgtcAACATGTTTGATTGTAGACTAACCTGAATGATtgatttcaaattatcatcagTCAAGGGAAGTTGTGACTGATCATTTTCCTGTTGAATCTTGAGAAGAACATCAACTAGATCAAGATCTTCATCCTTGTTTGCTTCCTTGTGAACACTTTTGTGATCGTCGATGATGTCTTGCAATATCATATCGATCTCTCTATGAACCTTTTCAATCTTGGTCTTCGTCCTATTCACCCTTTGAAGTATTTTAACTGAAGGGTACAAATCAGCAATACAAAATCCTCCCAACAAACGTGCTATTTCCTGTATTGCTAATTTGAACGATCGTTGGTGTTTGCTCTTTTTACCAAAAGCCGCACGCATTGTTATCCCATATGTCATTGACAAAATCTTATCAGTAAGATTAACTACAGATCCTTCACTTGCAAAGATTGATTTAACAAGATTTGAAACCTCTTCTTCTCTTATGTACCTAAATGATTGAACACGCTTTACACTTAATAGCTCTATAACACATATCTTTCGTATTTGCCTCCAATGTTCTCCATATGGAGAGAATATAATATCAGTATTGTTGTAACTCCATATTGTAGACAAAAGAAGGTTTGGCCTATCACAAAAGGTAAGGTCATGTGTTTTCATAATCTCTTTGGCCATTTCTGGTGAACTAACTATTATGTATGGTACTTCTCCTAGTTTTATATGCATTAATGGTCCATATTTTTCTGCCAAATTTTTCAAGGAATGATGAGGAAGTGAGCGGCTGATAATCTGGTGTATGTTTCCTATGAGGGGCAGTGTCCATGGTCCTGGTGGTAAATTGGTTATGGAATTTTTAGAAGTACTCCATTTTTTAACTATTATGAATAGCATAAAGAGGAAGAGAAAAGTTGCCATGAAagtaaaattagaaaaatggCTTTGAAGCTCCATGGTTGGTGCTTGGTCTAGATGAAGGATTTCTATACAAAAGACTCAATACAAGTgcaatattaacacaacaaaagACAGCCACACGTTCCTAAAAATATAgataataaattgtttttcCCCTCCACAAACCACATGTTcaatttcctttctttttttaaccaAAGAAAGCATAACAGTGGGCTATGCCttacaatatataaacaaaaacaagagAGAGAAAAGTAGGACGGGCACAAGAACCAAAACCTCCTTAAAAATTGATAAACTTATAGTTATGTAAACCAAATTTGTTCCTAAAGAAATTATCTTTGATCTCGGTAAATCAAACCAAATAGTAGGGTTAACCAAATTCAAACCTATTCTTGCTAAACTATCAGCACAACTATTACCCTCTTTAAAAATATGTGATACAATAACATTCATATTTCGAAGAAGACCATTGCAATTGGACCACCTGTTCCTAAGCTTCCAAGAGATGAATCTATTTCCATCCATAAATGATGCCAATGAAATCTGTGTGCAATTTCGATTGCAGCCATTGCACCACAAAGCACTGCATTAAATGAAGATCCTTGACCAGTATTATGAGCAAAACCACAAACTCAATCTGCCAAATTGATCCTGAAAATACCACCACAAGAAGAAGATACTAAGATAGCAGCACCATCAGTATTGCACTTGATCCATCCGACTCATATCAAGGAAGTCATTTGGTGTTCTCCTTCAGTCGGATAGATCAATTTCCTTTTATTATTAGGCTAAATTGTCGTTTTGGTCCCTCACGTTTtttaattgtgcgattttggtccccctagtttcaaacgagcgattttggtcccccacgttTCTTAATTGTACGATTTTGGTCCTCATAGTTTCAATCGagtgattttggtcccccacatttGCCCCCTTTTACATTTCTTGGTCCctgttgactattttgaccaaaaaaattgtcgacattgatttttttgacacatgtgttaattatatttgacaacttataattttttttaatatgtttttttttataaaaaaaaaacaaggaagGGTCACCCGAGTCTGTTGAAACTAGCTGCGACCTGCATACAATGTTCCTTGCCATGCCAGATGCAAGAGCTATTTTCATTAAATTGGCAGATCGATTACATAATATGATGACGCTAGATGCATTGCCAGTTGCCAAGCAGTAGAGGTTTGCAAATGAGACTTTGAAGATTTTTGTATCTTTGGCCAATCGCTTAGAAATATCTAATTgaaggaacaatttgaaaactTATGTTTTAAGCATCTCAACCTAGTGCAACACAAGGAGCTTTCGTCGAAGCTTCTGCAATTGAGAGATTAGAGCAAAGATGatgacattttttaaaaaaattcacatgACCTttacttggttttttttttcaaaaaaaaaacaataaaaaagaaattataggtTTTCCAATATAATTTAAACACGTGTCAAAAAATTCAATGTCAACAGTTTTTTGTCAAAATGGTTAACAGGACCAAAAAATGCAAAGGGGGGCAAATCTGGGGGACTAAAATCGCTCGTTTGAAactagggggaccaaaatcgcacaattatgaaacatgGAGACCAAAATCGCTTGTTTGAAACTAGGGcgaccaaaatcgcacaattatgaaacatggggaccaaaatcgctcgtttgaaactagggggaccaaaatcgcacaattatgaaacgtgggggactaaaactgcaatttagccttatTATTATTCTATCTAgctttaattataagcaaatattaaatcgaaaaaaaatttcttataattaaAGTCGACGATGGAGgaagtgttattttgaaaaCACAAAGCTATTTAAATTTTGTGTTAAGAATATTGATAATTAGCTAGAGTATCAATTACTCCATTCGTAcaaaattataagttattttgagaaaaaattgtaccaaattataaatcaCTTTACATTACTAATGaagtatttaatgttattttttccattataccgttaactatttattactctatcttctttcaattcttcaatgtATCTTTCATATACCATTAATGaatgacaattttgtaaactaactcataattattttttttcatacaacattaattacatttttttttaaggagaatgttaacatgtgcccttaaggcacatgttaaggaaacaaaaatagaaaccattaaatgctaatttgtgcttTTTAAcatttgaagcattaaatttctagcatcattaaatgttgagttTCTATATTtggatatcttaacatgtgcccttaaggcacatgttaacaagatcctttttttaatttgtttaatttggCCAAAATGGAGGAAGTAGTTAATTAGTCTTTCTATT encodes:
- the LOC123919448 gene encoding transcription termination factor MTERF9, chloroplastic, which encodes MATFSSLYPYNPMLFVPTSSSNYHFASSFLRRTKFIVLSSHSNPKILKTNRKSIYGKTLSPYDSDEENDEMDDEDDDEDEDDDDDDEDWFSDDEEFAEPADLDPKVKRLKSKTLAGRQQEKENGVRSLYNGQSNRLPKSRRIASLQENNSAKFGRNYKEKRYPELSDVIALDVNWLPLLDYLSTFGIKESQFVQIYERHMASFQINVYSAQERVEYLLSLGVKHTNIRRILLRQPQILEYTVENNLKTHVAFLMGLGVPSSKLGQIIASTPSIFSYSVENSLKPTVRYLIEEVGIKEKDLGKVIQLSPQILVQRIDISWNARFMFLTKELGAPKESIVKMVTKHPQLLHYSIDDGLLPRINFLRSIGMKNADILKILTSLTQVLSLSLEANLKPKYLYLVNELRNEVKSLTKYPMYLSLSLDQRIRPRHTFLVSLKKAPKGPFPLGSLVPTDEAFCQQWAGTTLDKYLAFRNRLLLKKFADKYDKNVKR
- the LOC123919451 gene encoding uncharacterized protein LOC123919451 yields the protein MEALVCCSLPSLTTAKARNIVTHNCCSLTLTKTSNFWVKNPKITRRSTRTRVGVVSMNDVTTVVLDPAPAEITWQIVVGTIAGITPFVVAGIEFSKRIIAQKKCETCGGSGLVFVEKNYFRCPECGGFLPWQSWKRFFSG
- the LOC123919443 gene encoding cytochrome P450 71D10-like — its product is MELQSHFSNFTFMATFLFLFMLFIIVKKWSTSKNSITNLPPGPWTLPLIGNIHQIISRSLPHHSLKNLAEKYGPLMHIKLGEVPYIIVSSPEMAKEIMKTHDLTFCDRPNLLLSTIWSYNNTDIIFSPYGEHWRQIRKICVIELLSVKRVQSFRYIREEEVSNLVKSIFASEGSVVNLTDKILSMTYGITMRAAFGKKSKHQRSFKLAIQEIARLLGGFCIADLYPSVKILQRVNRTKTKIEKVHREIDMILQDIIDDHKSVHKEANKDEDLDLVDVLLKIQQENDQSQLPLTDDNLKSIIQDMFSAGTETSSNAVLWVMSEMVKNPNIMEKAQAEVRRVFDKNGYVDETELHRLIYLKSVIKETLRLHPIAPLLVPRESRERCEINGYDIPSKTRVLINAYAIGRDPKYWAEPKSFKPERFVDSLIDFKGTDFELIPFGAGRRMCPGIAFALPNVELPLAKLLYHFDWKLPNEIKNEELNMTESFGMTVGRKHDLCLIPITRRRL